The genomic stretch CCGGCACCAAGGGCAGGTCCCCTGCGGACTAGAATTGGTGCACCAGCGTAAATTTCAATTCAAGGAGAATTCATTGGCCAGCTTTGTTGACCGGGTTGTACTGCATGTATCCGGCGGGACTGGCGGCCATGGCTGCGTCTCCGTTCACAGCGAAAAGTTCAAGCCGCTGGGCGGGCCTGACGGCGGCAAGGGCGGCGACGGCGGCAGCGTCACCTTCCGCGTCAGCGACCAGACCACCACCCTCCTTGACTTCCACCATGCACCGCACCGCCGCGGCGGCAACGGCCAGCCCGGCATGGGCGACTGGCGCGACGGCAAGGACGGGGCGTCGCTGGTCCTTGAAGTACCGGATGGCACGGTCATCAAGGACAAGGAAGGCAACGTCCTGGCAGACCTCGTGGGCATCGGCACGGAGTATGTCGCTGCTGAAGGCGGCCAGGGCGGGCTCGGCAACAATGCCCTTTCCTCGCAAAAGCGCAAGGCCCCCGGCTTCGCCCTTCTTGGCGTGGCGGGCAGCGAAGCGGACATCGTCCTTGAGCTGAAGTCCATTGCAGACATCGCCCTGGTGGGCTACCCGTCTGCGGGCAAGTCCAGCTTGATTGCAGCCATGTCTGCGGCCCGGCCCAAGATTGCCGACTACCCCTTCACCACCCTGATCCCCAACCTGGGCGTTGTCCAGGCCGGCGACGTCCGCTTCACCATGGCTGACGTTCCCGGCCTGATCGAGGGTGCCAGCGAAGGCAAGGGCCTGGGCCACAATTTCCTGCGACACGTGGAGCGCTGCGCCGCCATTGTGCACGTCCTTGACTGTGCAGCACTCGAGGCCGACCGCGACCCCATCACCGACCTGGCCGTCATCGAGCGAGAGCTGGACCGCTACGCCGTCGACATGAGCTTCGCCGGATCCGACGGCGACGTTGTCCCACTCAACGCACGCCCCCGCCTCGTCGCCCTGAACAAGGTTGATTCCCCGGACGGCCGTGACATGGCCGAGTTCGTCAAGGGCGACCTCGAGGCCCGCGGCTACCGTGTCTTCGAAGTTTCCGCAGCAAGCCACGAGGGCCTGAAGCAGCTTGGCTTCGCGATGGCGGAAATTGTCACGGAAGCACGCAAGGCCGTCGCCGACGCGCCCGCCAAGGTCACCCCGGTGGTTCTGCGCCCCCGCGCCGTGAACGAGTCATCTTTCACCATCCGCCGCGAAGAGCGCAACCTGGCTCCCTTGTTCCGCGTCCGCGGCGAGAAGCCCGAGCGCTGGGTTGAGCAGACCGACTTCCAGAACGAGGAAGCCATCGGCTACCTGGCAGACCGCCTGGCCAAGGCCGGCGTCGAGAAGGAACTCTTCAGGATGGGCGCCACCCCCGGCGACACCGTGGTCATCGGTGGCGACAACGGCATGATCTTCGACTGGGAGCCCACCATGATGGGCGGCGCCGAGCACCTGGCCGCACCGCGCGGCACGGACCTGCGCCTCCTCGACCTGGGCGACCGCCCCACGCGCGCCCAGAAGCGCCAGGAACAGCAGGACCGCCGTGACGCCAAGGCCGCCGCGCGGGCCGAGATGGATGCCGAGCGCAAGGCAGGCATCTGGACCGAGCTGAACAACCGCCATGAAGTCAAGGCCAAGGTCATCGACGCCGAACTGGCTGCCGAGGGCGACTTCGACGACACAGGTGCAACGCAGAACTAATGGGAACCAAGGGACAAGACCAGGGCGCCACCCTCCGTTCACGCTCCGACATGGCCGCTGCGGCCCGGATCGTGGTCAAGGTGGGGTCATCGTCGTTGACGTCAGTGGCCGGCGGCATCT from Arthrobacter stackebrandtii encodes the following:
- the obgE gene encoding GTPase ObgE codes for the protein MASFVDRVVLHVSGGTGGHGCVSVHSEKFKPLGGPDGGKGGDGGSVTFRVSDQTTTLLDFHHAPHRRGGNGQPGMGDWRDGKDGASLVLEVPDGTVIKDKEGNVLADLVGIGTEYVAAEGGQGGLGNNALSSQKRKAPGFALLGVAGSEADIVLELKSIADIALVGYPSAGKSSLIAAMSAARPKIADYPFTTLIPNLGVVQAGDVRFTMADVPGLIEGASEGKGLGHNFLRHVERCAAIVHVLDCAALEADRDPITDLAVIERELDRYAVDMSFAGSDGDVVPLNARPRLVALNKVDSPDGRDMAEFVKGDLEARGYRVFEVSAASHEGLKQLGFAMAEIVTEARKAVADAPAKVTPVVLRPRAVNESSFTIRREERNLAPLFRVRGEKPERWVEQTDFQNEEAIGYLADRLAKAGVEKELFRMGATPGDTVVIGGDNGMIFDWEPTMMGGAEHLAAPRGTDLRLLDLGDRPTRAQKRQEQQDRRDAKAAARAEMDAERKAGIWTELNNRHEVKAKVIDAELAAEGDFDDTGATQN